One Xiphophorus maculatus strain JP 163 A chromosome 10, X_maculatus-5.0-male, whole genome shotgun sequence genomic region harbors:
- the LOC102219373 gene encoding alpha-tectorin-like isoform X45 — MAGRILLPLLLLSATAGVATQTTTASETTQAGISTQRQAGVSTQSQAGISTQRQAGVSTQSQAGLSTQRQAGVSTQSQAGVSTQSQAGISTQRQAGVSTQSQAGISTQRQAGVSTQSQAGLSTQRQAGVTSQSQAGMTNQSQAGLSTQRQAGVSTQSQAGVTNQSQAGLSTQQQAGVSTQSQAGFSTQRQAGVSTQSQAGLSTQQQAGVSTQSQAGFSTQRQAGVSTQSQAGVTNQSQAGLSTQRQAGVTSQSQAGLSTQQQAGVSTQSQAGFSTQRQAGVSTQSQAGVTNQSQAGFSTQRQAGVSTQSQAGVTNQSQAGFSTQRQAGVSTQSQAGLSTQQQAGVSTQSQAGLSTQRQAGVSTQSQAGMTNQSQAGLSTQQQAGVSTQSQAGLSTQRQAGVSTQSQAGVTNQSQAGLSTQRQAGVSTQSQAGLSTQRQAGVSTQSQAGLSTQQQAGVSTQSQAGVSTQSQAGMSTQSQAGVSTQRQAGVTPQSQGPLYPIAGTISSQSDDGSSPAISLLRSFNYFGQSYSQIYVNHNGDLTFDAPWYSYTPQRFPMYGSKDVIAPFWTDLDNRGNGDIYYIQYTSGSILQQVTQDINRYFPALNFQANWVFIATWHEVAYFPTTGTQTTFQAVLTTNGQYSFVLMNYGSIASTSRYVQAGYDTISSSHHFTIPGSFSSDATGPNSTFSLGSNVNVPGRWAFRVDHGSLVCNFNGQPVQLGDSFWSDSTCAQKCICTRAGLQCSNNPCSFSQICRPAAFQYSCQTVQRQTCTVTGDPHYYTFDNSVFHFQGTCTYVLSEQCQNGLPYYRVEGKNGHQGSTHVSWTVLVKVFVHDENIELVKGHQSQAKVNGSFVSTPFSLRNGSIQVYQSGFSVIISTDFGLMVSYDRFLYVRISLPYTYQNSTCGLCGNFNNRPEDDFRTREGEVVSSDVDFANSWKAAGDDEPGCDPHCSGLACAGCTAAQTALYRNSAHCGILENSTGPFAACHQQLPPRSFVDSCVYDLCVSGGYQPILCQALNVYSSQCQQNGIQPQSWRRSGFCEIPCPANSHFEAQGTGCPSTCVNPNSTNNCPLPNQESCVCNSGYLLSGGVCVPHSDCGCSFEGHYYRSGETVILDADCGRRCTCRFGSMTCSSHTCGQHESCRVEDGVRGCRPNSFATCWTRGPGSYNTFDGVMYQYPGACRLTLAKVMGSSDRTHFMITVEKVPQGPQGFSNVLKFEAQGTQVAIEMSNTSTVKVDGQLTRLPFSSGSNRIRIFQSSTHSVILRTAFGVTLQTVWPHFVRVTAPGVYSGLLGGLCGNYNADQNDDFRTPNGTLVTDSQMFGDSWRDGSLADHCVESRPRNPATNLRSSEYCGVLTSPTGPFTSCWAAVNPWQQVDACVEILQGSRDPASTLCEVLRDYALMCQHNDGSLGQWRNATGCVPTCPSNSHYELCGSSCPSSCPSLSFPFTCDTQCQEGCQCNDGFVLNGNQCVPPTSCGCFHDGRYRQAGEQFWDGEACQSFCTCNGVTGVVQCSPNSCGPQESCHVVGGEFGCHPNPHGTCSASGDPHYLTFDGKAYDFQGTCRYVLATVCNDTVDLHQFSVKAKNEPWFGLPVSITAEVVVDVLGYEVRMSRGNIGTVEVNGITRNLPIVFNGSLSIFGSGSQTFVNAAFGLSVMYDGSSTVSISVPPSYRGNMCGLCGNFNGNQTDDFHTPSGALSNTADAFGAAWKVPGNHTCSDGCGSSCAQCNDDRSARAQCEVIRAADGPFSFCHEEVDPAPYFSDCVFDVCVSGNRGSDLLCRALETYVSACQSANVRIYPWRQNTTCRTECPANSHYELCGTDCGHTCASSIDAACDHVCSEGCFCDEGFSRSGTSCVPVESCGCQHDGFYFNAGESFWTDGCSQQCECQAPNVLICSPSSCTPTQECTIRDGQLGCYDAMSTCTVLGDPHYITFDGALTHFQGSCSYVITESLRHSNNETQYKVVATNKHRGNNFVSFVSSVDIFLSNHPESAHVRLGPNKRVKVNGAEVSLPTTAGTFGQVMRQGSYIVFNAADVVVQFDGSSTLLVRMGRNYQNRVSGMCGNFNGDPNDDKVLPNGTLAQNDNQFGHSWKSETSQEGCGSTDQRSGDGLSDCRFIEEYKELCRVITNTSGPFSSCHLHSNPQPFFTSCVYDLCLYTPANGMLCSAVSAYEKTCTNLGLSIPNWRSPLRCAETDPCEQLDCAEYEWCGKKNGVYGCFCDEQHHRPNNESYDSNIECSSSSGTMSVSRCQLFEAGFHSSALHLHDSSCNGTLQDGRLIFHFDNDGHLCGTALRSNGTHFMYENTIQGHVDPHGGLISRERNLHLDFSCVYPLAQALSMAVGINPVESILRKKLPVGTGSYSVRMIPYEDEGFHFPLSTNGNIELEVDQMFYMEVRTEGVDQRQFATVLDSCWATPVNQANYPVRWDLIASQCPNPEDGTVEVIQNGVSTVSRFSFRMFSFTNHTQIYLHCSVHLCLLRNNNCRAHCYPGYHTLFKRDVSYHDSSALSIGPLVLVAQPNTGGLIQRNGVNRKISTSDGTGHLASIVTLIVSLLMTRILVN; from the exons ctGGATTGTCAACTCAACAACAAG ctGGAGTGTCAACTCAAAGTCAAG ctgGATTTTCAACTCAGCGTCAAG ctGGAGTGTCAACTCAAAGTCAAG ctGGAGTGACAAATCAAAGTCAAG ctgGATTTTCAACTCAGCGTCAAG ctGGAGTGTCAACTCAAAGTCAAG ctGGAGTGACAAATCAAAGTCAAG ctgGATTTTCAACTCAGCGTCAAG ctGGAGTGTCAACTCAAAGTCAAG ctGGATTGTCAACTCAACAACAAG ctGGAGTGTCAACTCAAAGTCAAG ctgGATTGTCAACTCAGCGTCAAG ctGGAGTGTCAACTCAAAGTCAAG ctGGAATGACAAATCAAAGTCAAG ctgGATTGTCAACTCAACAACAAG ctGGAGTGTCAACACAAAGTCAAG ctgGATTGTCAACTCAGCGTCAAG ctGGAGTGTCAACTCAAAGTCAAG ctGGAGTGACAAATCAAAGTCAAG ctgGATTGTCAACTCAGCGTCAAG ctGGAGTGTCAACACAAAGTCAAG ctgGATTGTCAACTCAGCGTCAAG ctGGAGTGTCAACTCAAAGTCAAG ctGGATTGTCAACTCAACAACAAG ctGGAGTGTCAACTCAAAGTCAAG ctGGAGTGTCAACTCAAAGTCAAG CTGGAATGTCAACTCAAAGTCAAG ctgGAGTATCAACTCAGCGTCAAG CTGGAGTGACACCTCAAAGTCAAG gaCCCCTCTACCCAATTGCTGGAACAATAAGCTCTCAATCAGATGATGGAAGCTCACCTGCAATTTCACTCCTACGATCCTTTAACTATTTTGGACAGTCTTACTCTCAGATTTAC GTGAACCACAACGGAGATCTGACCTTTGATGCACCATGGTATAGTTATACTCCTCAACGTTTTCCAATGTATGGAAGCAAAGACGTCATTGCTCCGTTCTGGACTGATTTAGACAACAGAGGAAATGGTGATATCTACTATATTCAGTACACCAGCGGCTCTATTCTCCAACAAGTTACACAGGACATCAATAGATACTTCCCAGCTCTTAACTTTCAGGCAAACTGGGTCTTCATAGCAACATGGCATGAAGTTGCCTATTTTCCAACAACTGGAACA CAAACAACCTTTCAGGCAGTCTTGACTACCAATGGCCAATATTCATTTGTGCTGATGAATTATGGCTCAATAGCCTCCACGTCAAGATATGTACAG GCTGGATACGATACGATCAGTTCCTCTCACCACTTCACCATCCCTGGATCATTCTCTAGTGACGCAACCGGACCTAACTCAACTTTTAGTCTTGGCAGTAATGTCAACGTACCCGGTCGCTGGGCCTTCCGTGTCGATCATGGATCATTAGTCTGTAATTTTAATG gtcaACCTGTTCAACTTGGTGACTCTTTCTGGAGTGACAGCACCTGTGCACAGAAATGCATCTGCACCAGAGCAGGGCTGCAATGCTCCAACAATCCCTGCTCCTTCTCCCAAATCTGTCGGCCAGCTGCCTTTCAGTACTCCTGCCAGACTGTGCAAAGACAAACCTGCACCGTCACTGGAGATCCACATTACTACACCTTTGACAACTCAGTGTTTCACTTTCAAGGCACATGCACTTACGTTCTGTCAGAGCAGTGTCAGAACGGACTGCCCTACTACAGAGTGGAGGGGAAGAATGGGCATCAGGGTAGCACTCATGTTTCATGGACAGTACTGGTCAAAGTCTTTGTTCATGATGAAAATATCGAGCTGGTTAAAGGACATCAAAGTCAGGCCAAG GTCAACGGAAGCTTTGTATCAACTCCGTTTTCCCTCAGAAACGGCTCTATCCAGGTTTATCAGTCAGGTTTCTCTGTGATCATCAGCACTGACTTTGGCCTGATGGTTTCTTATGACAGGTTTTTATATGTCCGAATCAGTTTGCCCTACACTTACCAAAATAGCACATGTGGGCTCTGCGGAAACTTCAACAATCGCCCTGAGGATGACTTTCGAACCCGTGAAGGTGAAGTGGTGAGCTCTGATGTGGATTTTGCCAACAGCTGGAAAGCTGCTGGTGATGATGAGCCTGGCTGTGATCCTCATTGTTCAGGTCTGGCCTGTGCTGGCTGCACAGCAGCTCAGACAGCACTGTACAGAAACTCTGCCCACTGTGGTATTCTTGAGAACAGCACAGGTCCGTTTGCTGCATGCCATCAACAACTTCCTCCAAGATCTTTTGTGGACAGCTGTGTGTATGATCTCTGTGTCAGTGGAGGGTATCAACCCATTCTGTGCCAAGCCCTAAATGTCTACTCAAGTCAGTGTCAACAAAATGGGATCCAGCCGCAAAGCTGGCGGCGTTCTGGCTTCTGTG AAATCCCCTGCCCAGCCAATAGCCACTTTGAGGCCCAGGGTACAGGATGTCCATCTACATGTGTCAACCCCAATTCCACCAACAACTGCCCCCTCCCAAACCAAGAGAGCTGTGTCTGCAATTCAGGCTACCTCCTGAGTGGAGGGGTCTGTGTCCCTCATTCTGACTGTGGCTGCAGCTTTGAGGGTCACTACTACCGCTCAGGAGAAACTGTCATACTGGATGCAGACTGTGGGAGGCGCTGTACATGCAGATTTGGCTCCATGACTTGCAGCTCTCACACCTGTGGCCAACATGAGTCCTGCAGGGTGGAGGATGGAGTAAGAGGTTGCAGACCAAACAGCTTTGCAACATGTTGGACAAGAGGCCCAGGATCATACAATACATTTGATGGAGTGATGTATCAGTACCCTGGAGCATGTCGCCTGACCCTTGCCAAAGTTATGGGATCCTCTGATCGCACACACTTCATGattactgtggaaaaagttcctCAGGGGCCACAGGGTTTCTCTAATGTGCTAAAATTTGAGGCACAGGGAACACAAGTTGCTATTGAGATGTCAAATACTAGCACCGTTAAG GTTGATGGCCAACTGACCAGACTGCCATTCAGCTCTGGATCCAACAGAATCCGTATCTTCCAAAGCAGCACTCACAGTGTCATCCTTCGCACAGCCTTTGGTGTAACTCTGCAGACTGTCTGGCCTCATTTTGTCCGTGTCACTGCACCAGGTGTCTACAGTGGTTTATTAGGTGGACTTTGTGGAAACTACAATGCTGACCAGAATGACGATTTCCGTACACCCAATGGTACTCTAGTCACTGACTCCCAGATGTTTGGGGACAGTTGGCGAGATGGCTCCCTGGCAGATCACTGTGTGGAAAGCAGACCTCGTAATCCTGCAACCAATTTACGTTCCAGTGAGTACTGTGGAGTTCTTACTTCACCCACTGGGCCCTTTACATCATGCTGGGCTGCAGTGAACCCCTGGCAGCAGGTAGATGCATGTGTAGAAATCCTCCAAGGCTCCAGAGATCCAGCATCAACGCTGTGTGAGGTCCTCCGAGATTATGCACTGATGTGTCAACATAACGATGGATCCTTGGGACAGTGGAGGAATGCAACTGGCTGTG TACCAACCTGTCCATCAAACAGTCATTATGAACTCTGTGGAAGTTCATGTCCGTCTTCCTGCCCCAGCCTCTCCTTCCCCTTCACCTGTGACACTCAGTGCCAGGAGGGATGCCAGTGTAATGATGGGTTTGTCCTCAATGGTAACCAGTGTGTGCCTCCAACATCCTGTGGATGCTTTCATGATGGACGATATCGGCAAGCTGGAGAACAGTTCTGGGATGGAGAAGCATGTCAGAGCTTTTGCACCTGTAATGGTGTAACTGGTGTAGTCCAATGTTCCCCAAATTCATGTGGACCTCAGGAGTCCTGCCATGTTGTGGGGGGTGAGTTTGGCTGCCATCCCAACCCTCATGGCACCTGCTCGGCCTCTGGAGACCCTCACTACCTGACCTTTGATGGCAAGGCTTATGACTTCCAGGGAACCTGCCGCTATGTTCTGGCAACAGTGTGCAATGACACTGTGGACCTTCACCAGTTTTCTGTGAAAGCAAAGAATGAACCGTGGTTTGGACTGCCAGTTTCTATCACGGCTGAAGTGGTTGTTGATGTCTTGGGCTATGAAGTGCGTATGTCGAGAGGCAACATTGGTACTGTGGAG GTGAATGGAATCACAAGAAACCTGCCCATTGTTTTCAATGGAAGCCTGTCAATTTTTGGAAGTGGATCTCAAACATTTGTCAACGCAGCTTTTGGACTGAGCGTCATGTATGATGGAAGTAGCACAGTGTCCATTTCGGTGCCCCCAAGCTACAG AGGAAACATGTGTGGACTTTGTGGAAACTTCAATGGAAATCAAACTGATGATTTCCACACTCCAAGTGGAGCATTGTCCAACACTGCAGATGCTTTTGGGGCAGCTTGGAAGGTTCCTGGAAACCACACCTGTAGTGACGGCTGTGGCTCTTCATGCGCACAATGCAATGATGACCGATCTGCCAGGGCCCAGTGTGAGGTGATCCGGGCAGCTGACGGCCCCTTCAGCTTCTGCCACGAGGAGGTGGATCCAGCACCATATTTCAGTGACTGCGTCTTTGATGTCTGCGTGTCGGGAAATCGAGGCAGTGATCTCCTGTGCAGGGCTCTAGAGACATACGTCAGTGCCTGTCAGTCTGCTAATGTCCGAATCTACCCTTGGAGACAAAACACCACTTGCA gaACTGAGTGCCCAGCCAACAGCCATTATGAGCTGTGTGGAACAGACTGCGGCCACACCTGTGCCAGCAGCATTGATGCTGCCTGTGACCATGTTTGCTCTGAGGGATGTTTCTGTGATGAAGGTTTTTCCAGGAGTGGAACAAGCTGTGTGCCTGTGGAGAGCTGTGGCTGTCAGCATGACGGCTTCTATTTCAAT GCCGGTGAGTCCTTCTGGACAGACGGTTGCTCCCAACAGTGTGAATGTCAAGCGCCCAATGTCCTGATCTGCAGTCCCTCATCATGCACTCCTACACAAGAGTGCACCATCAGAGATGGCCAGCTGGGCTGTTACGACGCCATGTCTACCTGTACTGTATTGGGTGACCCACACTACATCACCTTCGATGGAGCCCTAACTCATTTCCAGGGATCATGCTCTTACGTCATCACTGAAAGCTTGAGACACAGCAACAATGAAACTCAGTACAAAGTCGTGGCCACCAACAAGCACAGAGGAAACAACTTTGTGTCTTTCGTGTCATCAGTTGATATATTCCTCTCAAATCATCCAGAGAGTGCTCATGTCAGACTCGGACCGAACAAGAGAGTCAag GTAAATGGAGCAGAGGTTTCTCTTCCCACCACTGCAGGAACTTTTGGTCAGGTGATGAGGCAGGGAAGTTACATAGTGTTTAATGCTGCTGATGTCGTAGTCCAGTTTGATGGCTCCAGTACTTTACTGGTCAGGATGGGCCGCAACTACCAGAACAGAGTTAGTGGAATGTGTGGGAACTTCAATGGTGATCCCAATGATGACAAAGTTTTGCCCAATGGTACTTTGGCCCAAAACGACAACCAGTTTGGCCACAGCTGGAAATCAGAGACAAGCCAAGAAGG ATGTGGATCCACTGATCAGAGAAGTGGTGATGGACTAAGTGACTGCCGCTTCATAGAAGAatacaaagaactctgcagagTCATCACCAACACCAGTGGCCCATTCAGTTCTTGTCACCTGCATTCAAACCCCCAACCAtttttcacttcctgtgtttacGATCTCTGCCTCTATACACCAGCCAATGGCATGCTGTGTTCTGCTGTCTCTGCTTATGAGAAAACCTGCACCAATTTGGGCCTTAGCATCCCCAACTGGCGCTCTCCTTTGCGTTGTG CTGAGACTGACCCCTGTGAACAGCTGGACTGCGCAGAGTATGAGTGGTGTGGTAAGAAAAATGGTGTGTACGGCTGCTTCTGTGACGAGCAACATCATCGACCCAACAATGAGAGCTACG ACTCAAACATTGAATGCTCCAGCAGTTCTGGCACCATGTCAGTGTCTCGCTGCCAGCTGTTTGAAGCGGGCTTCCACTCCAGTGCTCTCCATCTCCATGACAGCTCTTGCAACGGGACTCTCCAGGACGGACGACTCATCTTCCATTTTGACAATGACGGCCATCTGTGTGGGACAGCTCTTAGG AGCAATGGAACTCACTTCATGTATGAGAACACTATTCAAGGGCATGTGGATCCTCATGGAGGTTTGATTAGCCGTGAGAGGAATCTTCATCTGGATTTCTCCTGTGTTTACCCTCTGGCTCAGGCTCTGTCAATGGCTGTGGGCATCAACCCTGTGGAGAG CATTTTGAGGAAGAAGCTTCCTGTTGGCACTGGATCTTATAGTGTGAGGATGATCCCCTATGAGGATGAAGGCTTCCACTTCCCCTTGAGCACTAATGGAAACATAGAACTGGAAGttgatcaaatgttttacatgGAGGTGCGAACAGAAGGGGTGGATCAGCGCCAGTTTGCCACAGTTCTGGACTCTTGCTGGGCCACGCCAGTCAACCAAGCAAACTATCCTGTCCGCTGGGATCTCATTGCTTCGCA GTGTCCTAATCCAGAAGATGGAACCGTAGAGGTGATTCAGAACGGTGTCTCCACTGTGTCTCGTTTCTCCTTCAGGATGTTCAGCTTCACCAACCACACACAGATTTACTTGCACTGCAGTGTCCACTTGTGTCTTTTGAGAAACAACAACTGCAGAGCT cattgCTACCCGGGTTACCACACTCTATTCAAGAGGGACGTATCTTACCATGACTCTTCAGCTCTGTCAATTGGACCACTGGTGCTTGTGGCACAACCAAACACTG GTGGACTAATCCAAAGAAACGGTGTGAATCGAAAGATATCGACGTCAGATGGTACAGGCCATCTGGCATCAATTGTTACCCTGATTGTCAGTTTGCTGATGACCAGAATTCTGGTCAATTAA